The Virgibacillus dokdonensis genome includes a window with the following:
- a CDS encoding LpxL/LpxP family acyltransferase codes for MSILNFNNLLQFHSILKNIPFQKKEEQQLADLFLKTIVETDMNSNTLNPLKYVPVIKSFPALNQSAEEISHAYSLFAEKRKSAWTYLSLSLYNKQYDQIIEPESDRLLKSIEPAHSKNRIIIAPFHMGMHTMSMPLVTRYFDKTTILVNSDEIDIIQQWMSTYLEASYSDSIDMVPVPSHTSPLKFTKAIMRGATGIIFPEFSYGINQEEEEVPFLGGTFKAPIGVYVLAKRLSAKVYPLGSIWNEEENKVRFMVGDSLDPNALSQSTFLQHLFAQGEEWIAKNPEQWLWDHLIE; via the coding sequence ATGTCAATCTTAAACTTTAATAATTTGTTGCAATTTCACTCTATTTTAAAGAATATCCCCTTTCAAAAAAAAGAAGAGCAACAATTAGCAGATCTTTTTTTGAAAACCATTGTTGAAACAGACATGAATTCGAATACACTAAATCCATTGAAATATGTACCTGTGATCAAGTCATTTCCCGCTTTGAACCAAAGCGCTGAGGAAATTAGTCATGCTTATAGTTTATTTGCAGAAAAAAGAAAATCTGCTTGGACCTACTTGTCCTTGTCCCTATACAACAAACAATATGATCAGATCATTGAACCGGAGAGTGATCGATTATTAAAATCGATAGAACCCGCTCATTCTAAAAATCGTATTATCATTGCTCCATTTCATATGGGTATGCATACGATGTCCATGCCGTTAGTTACACGTTATTTCGATAAAACAACAATACTCGTAAATAGTGATGAAATAGATATCATTCAGCAATGGATGTCTACATATCTTGAAGCATCATACAGTGATTCCATAGATATGGTTCCTGTACCTTCACATACAAGCCCTTTAAAATTTACTAAAGCTATTATGAGGGGAGCAACGGGTATTATTTTCCCAGAGTTTTCATATGGTATTAATCAAGAAGAAGAGGAAGTGCCCTTCTTAGGTGGGACATTTAAAGCACCAATTGGTGTTTATGTGCTTGCCAAGCGTCTGTCAGCAAAAGTATATCCTCTGGGTTCTATTTGGAATGAAGAGGAAAACAAAGTTCGTTTCATGGTTGGAGATAGTCTTGATCCCAACGCATTATCTCAGTCCACCTTTCTACAACACTTATTTGCACAAGGAGAAGAATGGATCGCTAAAAATCCTGAGCAATGGCTTTGGGATCATTTAATAGAGTAG
- a CDS encoding MFS transporter produces MWILLKNKSFTKLFLGKIVSNIGDSMYAIAAMWLVYELSHSAFYTGLAGFLTRIPDVFQFLAGPFIDRWSLRKTLIITQVCQIILVLIIPIAHYTGDLNVWMVLIIMPVISCIQQFSYPAQMVALPKLLKQNELVKGNSLFSFANQGIDMTFNGIAGVLISIVGAVSIYLLDSIVFMVALLLFWTLPVLKTYEKEKQEKQKLTEAFQKYGKDLKEGFQYVFQSIISKFFIATIIANFSFGIALAVMPVYADFRGGSTTYGFLMGAFSAGFLIGALLSSVVGAFPLGKTMIVTYLFSALLWISSAFLPWDIPAVIVYGISLIPLGATQVLLSATGQRIIPSSLLARVFSVITSLSSITMPLGFLIGGTLGSVFGGQIIFAIGGVGMLSISFVWLILSELRRIPKVNDITPETYGLKRSIN; encoded by the coding sequence ATGTGGATACTTTTAAAAAACAAATCGTTTACCAAGCTTTTCTTAGGGAAGATCGTTTCAAATATTGGTGATAGTATGTATGCTATTGCAGCAATGTGGTTGGTGTATGAGTTAAGTCATTCAGCGTTTTATACTGGATTAGCTGGGTTTTTGACAAGAATTCCGGATGTTTTTCAATTTCTGGCTGGACCATTTATCGATCGCTGGTCTTTGCGAAAAACTTTAATAATCACACAAGTATGTCAAATTATACTTGTGCTTATTATACCAATCGCTCACTACACCGGAGATTTAAATGTCTGGATGGTACTTATCATTATGCCAGTTATATCTTGCATTCAACAATTCTCGTATCCAGCTCAAATGGTTGCATTGCCAAAGTTATTGAAGCAAAATGAGTTGGTGAAAGGTAATTCTCTTTTTTCTTTTGCTAATCAGGGTATTGATATGACATTTAATGGCATTGCTGGAGTACTTATAAGTATAGTTGGTGCTGTTAGCATTTATTTGTTAGATTCTATTGTTTTTATGGTGGCGCTGCTTTTATTTTGGACATTGCCCGTCTTAAAAACGTATGAAAAAGAAAAACAAGAAAAACAAAAACTGACGGAGGCGTTTCAAAAGTATGGAAAAGACCTAAAGGAAGGATTCCAGTATGTTTTTCAATCCATTATAAGTAAGTTTTTTATTGCTACCATTATTGCTAACTTTTCTTTCGGTATCGCTTTGGCGGTAATGCCTGTCTACGCAGATTTTCGTGGAGGATCTACTACCTATGGATTTCTTATGGGTGCATTTTCTGCTGGATTCTTAATTGGAGCACTATTAAGCTCCGTTGTCGGTGCTTTTCCACTAGGCAAGACGATGATTGTAACTTATTTGTTTAGTGCCTTACTTTGGATAAGTTCTGCATTTCTTCCATGGGATATACCCGCTGTCATTGTGTATGGAATATCACTGATACCACTTGGTGCTACACAAGTACTACTATCAGCAACAGGGCAACGTATTATTCCAAGTTCACTACTAGCAAGGGTTTTTTCAGTTATTACAAGCTTGTCTTCTATAACGATGCCTCTAGGTTTTTTAATTGGTGGTACACTAGGATCTGTTTTCGGTGGGCAAATTATATTTGCTATCGGAGGTGTCGGTATGCTCTCCATTTCATTTGTGTGGTTGATCTTATCAGAATTACGTCGAATCCCAAAAGTTAATGATATTACCCCAGAAACATATGGCCTTAAAAGATCAATTAATTAA
- a CDS encoding MucBP domain-containing protein: protein MILKTLRKKVVLFFIVMVLVLQGFTSTIVGGEVDDKDPYLDILTNQEATTEGVVVQVQAEFSTFRMLEIKLPKGATYDEEKTRSIQQGATLDYNAKKHVLTLKGEKGVPEQQIAFVLSNLEQSHNALAITGKLDGNVVFEEDYSFQVKEVPDSSKPEKKKQNKETSENKVEKEKNEEKEKNKKEAVKPEAENKDSIKQQGQQQQYPSYTTPAKYMAKINTNWPNPGSLKLLKEAKSTDEYGEWEIELTAQGKNLKQKSDVVLLFDRSNTMYGSRVHKAKQAAQQFVENLLTEDATTRIALVPFGTEADRHVDFKGHSEKQVLKRAIERIRVTGGPDGATNIQAGLHKAKQLLNRSNADRKTIVLLSDGEPTFSFRAGKAEGYTWPNNRYNFMLSDFNYNELIGSGASYYLGWESYWLDGFRVRTNGIATLSEAVQIMTSGNDIYSIGIDVGDYEEAIYVLKNSQNRGYYEGTEDELQQIFTEISADLSHYAASNSVVTDPMGDMFNLVKDGSYSGKNFSASHGEVNWNEAKETFTWDIGDIKENETYTLKYKVTIDWDKNPKGNERYPTNKDTPLNYTDPNGDPQTKPFPIPEAGIDKGKIIKKGYRVNVDGDPIDQNGNVVSDPSLAEQFYEEAHQENDQQELKFNETYQVTANDVTDYTLHVGENPTRVSLKADNPIEKVWFGYVKETDLIAGDVTAEYVDEEGNKIASNEIFTGKLGDTYTTKQKDISGYTFVKVDEEGAPATGKFQKDPQTVRYIYKQELGTLTVQKVDENGETLQGATFELKNANGEIVESQETNEAGIAEFKELSWGEYELTETKAPEGYRLLNNPIHVEISAENLHEEIEVENSKNGWILPDTGGIGTLLFYGSGVGLMLVAILLFIRKKRRDQTSKEQITSTENTL, encoded by the coding sequence TTGATACTAAAAACTCTTCGTAAAAAAGTAGTTTTGTTTTTTATTGTTATGGTACTCGTGCTACAAGGGTTTACATCTACAATAGTTGGAGGTGAGGTAGACGATAAAGATCCGTACTTAGATATTCTTACAAATCAGGAGGCAACTACAGAGGGTGTAGTTGTGCAAGTTCAGGCGGAATTTTCCACATTTCGTATGCTTGAAATCAAACTGCCAAAAGGGGCTACGTATGATGAGGAAAAGACGCGTTCTATACAACAAGGAGCTACTTTAGATTACAATGCTAAAAAACACGTGTTAACGCTTAAAGGGGAAAAAGGTGTACCCGAGCAACAAATAGCGTTTGTTTTAAGTAATCTGGAACAATCTCATAACGCTTTAGCTATTACTGGAAAGTTAGATGGAAATGTAGTATTCGAAGAGGATTATTCATTTCAAGTAAAGGAAGTACCGGATAGTTCGAAACCTGAGAAGAAAAAACAGAACAAAGAAACATCGGAAAATAAAGTAGAAAAAGAAAAGAATGAAGAAAAAGAAAAAAATAAAAAAGAAGCAGTAAAACCAGAAGCTGAAAATAAAGATTCTATAAAACAACAGGGGCAGCAACAGCAGTATCCATCGTATACTACACCTGCAAAATATATGGCAAAAATAAATACAAACTGGCCAAATCCAGGCTCATTAAAGTTATTAAAAGAGGCAAAATCAACTGATGAGTATGGAGAATGGGAGATAGAATTAACGGCTCAAGGAAAAAATTTAAAACAAAAATCAGATGTTGTTTTATTATTTGATCGTTCTAATACGATGTATGGGAGTCGTGTTCATAAAGCTAAACAGGCTGCACAACAGTTTGTTGAAAATCTTTTAACAGAAGATGCAACGACTAGAATAGCGTTAGTGCCGTTTGGTACAGAAGCAGACAGACATGTGGATTTTAAAGGCCATAGCGAAAAACAAGTATTGAAAAGGGCGATTGAACGAATCCGTGTAACTGGAGGACCAGATGGAGCAACGAATATCCAGGCAGGTCTCCATAAAGCAAAACAATTACTGAATAGAAGTAATGCAGACAGAAAAACGATTGTCCTTTTAAGTGATGGTGAACCGACCTTTAGTTTTAGAGCGGGGAAGGCAGAGGGGTATACATGGCCGAATAATAGATATAACTTTATGCTCTCTGATTTTAATTATAATGAACTAATTGGTTCTGGAGCATCTTACTACTTAGGATGGGAATCATATTGGCTTGATGGGTTCAGAGTCAGAACAAATGGAATTGCAACTCTTTCTGAAGCAGTTCAGATTATGACTTCTGGCAACGATATATATTCCATCGGCATAGATGTGGGCGATTACGAAGAAGCAATATATGTATTAAAAAATAGCCAAAACAGAGGTTACTATGAAGGAACGGAAGATGAATTACAACAGATTTTTACTGAAATTAGTGCAGATTTGTCGCACTATGCAGCAAGTAATAGTGTTGTAACTGACCCAATGGGAGACATGTTCAACCTCGTAAAAGATGGCAGTTACAGTGGCAAAAACTTTTCAGCAAGTCATGGAGAAGTAAATTGGAATGAAGCAAAAGAAACGTTTACTTGGGATATAGGTGATATTAAGGAGAATGAAACGTACACGTTAAAGTACAAGGTGACTATTGATTGGGATAAAAACCCAAAAGGAAATGAACGATATCCAACGAACAAAGATACACCGCTAAATTATACGGATCCAAATGGCGACCCGCAAACAAAACCATTTCCAATTCCAGAAGCAGGAATTGATAAAGGAAAAATTATTAAAAAGGGTTATCGTGTAAATGTGGACGGAGATCCGATTGACCAGAATGGTAATGTCGTTTCTGATCCATCCTTAGCAGAGCAATTTTATGAAGAAGCCCATCAAGAAAATGATCAGCAAGAATTAAAGTTTAATGAAACGTATCAAGTAACAGCAAATGATGTGACTGATTATACATTGCATGTAGGTGAAAACCCAACACGTGTAAGTTTAAAAGCAGATAATCCAATAGAAAAGGTTTGGTTTGGTTACGTGAAAGAAACGGATCTGATTGCTGGTGATGTCACTGCAGAATATGTGGATGAAGAAGGCAATAAGATAGCCTCCAATGAAATTTTCACTGGTAAACTTGGTGACACATACACGACGAAGCAAAAGGATATTTCAGGATATACATTTGTAAAAGTAGACGAGGAAGGTGCTCCGGCAACTGGAAAGTTCCAAAAAGATCCGCAGACTGTCCGTTATATATACAAGCAAGAACTCGGAACATTAACGGTTCAAAAAGTGGATGAAAACGGTGAAACTTTACAAGGAGCGACTTTTGAATTAAAAAATGCTAATGGAGAAATAGTAGAATCTCAAGAAACGAATGAAGCGGGTATAGCAGAATTTAAAGAATTGTCGTGGGGGGAGTATGAACTAACAGAAACAAAGGCTCCAGAAGGTTACCGTTTGCTAAATAATCCTATCCATGTAGAAATTTCTGCCGAAAACCTTCATGAAGAGATTGAAGTAGAAAATAGTAAAAACGGTTGGATTTTGCCAGACACTGGTGGGATTGGAACGTTACTATTTTATGGATCGGGTGTTGGGCTAATGTTAGTAGCCATTCTCCTGTTTATACGAAAAAAAAGAAGAGATCAAACATCCAAAGAACAAATAACATCTACGGAAAATACGCTTTAA